In Citrus sinensis cultivar Valencia sweet orange chromosome 4, DVS_A1.0, whole genome shotgun sequence, one DNA window encodes the following:
- the LOC102619328 gene encoding mechanosensitive ion channel protein 10-like codes for MEGGKDLNLVEKKGGSHHNDTVIQIAADTEEAPVSKDISETHSQSDPINTEITEEEDCSHRNQLLVAAGSASLDKPPTETASSQGQSLTRRKPVSRFGELIDAKLVEGNTELMNSPPRAPRLVNPGRNEKKKKQKENEHRKGGKIKKILMVIELIAFVWVMGLLIGSLTVNKLENHLIWELKLWKWCVLVLVIFCGRLVTKWLMIALTCLIKRNFKLKLMVLYYVDGLRRSVRAFIWFVLVLLSWCLLFDDRGVERPKVTKKIINYITRGLVACLVGTVLWMVKTYSFQLLVASRLSKRFFNQIQEAIFDEYVISTSSGPPLIEFSEIVGGMSMKNETGNQKEKEEVIHHVSGKRKKMKKISAWTMEKLINHISSTKLSIVSNELDDYENDELHGDYNKNIESEWEAKADAYWIFRNVAQPGSKYIEEEDLLRFFIKKEVDVIMQKLDVVETGRIRRSDFSNWVVNVYKKRTSLAHYLNNSKEAMQELNKLFTGIVMVLIIIVWLLIVGLLTTKALLLILSQVVLAVFLFGNTAKNVFEAIIFLFVTHPFDVGDRCVIDGVQMVVEEMHILTTTFLRYDNEKIFYPNSVLATKPISNFYRSTVDMRDAVEFAIDVFTPIEKISYLKSSIKTYLESKPRHWSPTHSVVVKHIKDEKMIMGLYITHIIIFENYEEKINRRSELVLELKRIFEEAAIRIYHVLPQEVQVSYVVSATSTVPLPEK; via the exons ATGGAAGGTGGAAAAGACCTGAACCTGGTGGAGAAGAAAGGAGGCAGTCACCATAACGACACCGTGATCCAAATTGCTGCAGACACAGAAGAGGCTCCCGTTTCCAAGGATATAAGTGAGACCCACTCCCAGTCTGATCCAATAAATACTGAAATAACAGAGGAAGAGGATTGCAGCCACAGAAACCAGCTTTTAGTAGCTGCAGGCTCTGCTTCTCTAGATAAGCCTCCTACGGAGACAGCAAGCAGTCAAGGCCAGTCTTTAACTCGGAGAAAACCGGTCTCAAGATTTGGGGAGCTAATTGATGCCAAATTAGTTGAAGGAAATACAGAGTTGATGAATTCACCACCGCGTGCTCCGAGATTGGTGAATCCAGGACGcaatgagaagaagaagaagcagaagGAAAACGAGCATAGAAAGGGTGGtaagataaagaaaattttgatggtGATTGAGTTGATTGCATTTGTTTGGGTAATGGGGTTGTTAATTGGTAGCTTAACCGTGAACAAATTGGAAAACCATTTGATATGGGAGTTAAAATTGTGGAAATGGTGTGTGTTGGTATTGGTAATCTTTTGTGGTCGATTGGTGACTAAATGGTTGATGATTGCTTTGACTTGCTTGATCAAAAGAAACTTCAAGCTAAAGCTTATGGTTCTGTATTACGTGGATGGGTTGAGGAGGAGCGTTAGGGCCTTTATCTGGTTTGTTTTGGTTCTGTTGTCTTGGTGTTTATTGTTTGACGACCGTGGAGTGGAGAGACCAAAAGTGACTAAAAAGATTATAAACTATATTACAAGAGGTCTCGTTGCTTGTCTTGTTGGGACTGTTCTGTGGATGGTTAAGACTTACTCATTTCAGTTACTGGTTGCTTCAAGATTATCAAAGAGATTCTTCAACCAGATTCAAGAAGCCATATTTGATGAATATGTTATTTCCACTAGTTCGGGTCCACCACTCATAGAGTTCAGTGAAATAGTAGGCGGCATGAGTATGAAGAATGAAACTGGAAATCAAAAGGAGAAAGAGGAGGTGATTCACCATGTTAGTGGAAAGCgtaaaaagatgaagaaaatttcTGCATGGACCATGgaaaagttaataaatcaCATTAGCAGTACAAAGCTGTCCATTGTCTCAAATGAACTTGATGACTATGAGAATGATGAACTTCATGGTGACTACAACAAGAATATTGAAAGCGAATGGGAAGCAAAGGCTGATGCTTATTGGATTTTCCGGAATGTTGCCCAACCTGGTAGCAA ATATATAGAGGAGGAAGACCTCTTGCGGTTCTTTATAAAGAAAGAAGTGGACGTAATAATGCAGAAATTGGACGTGGTGGAAACTGGAAGGATCAGAAGGTCAGATTTTAGCAACTGGGTG GTAAATGTTTACAAGAAACGCACATCTCTGGCTCATTACTTAAATAATTCCAAAGAAGCCATGCAGGAGTTGAACAAACTTTTTACGGGGATTGTGATGGTTCTGATCATCATTGTGTGGCTGCTTATAGTGGGTTTATTAACCACTAAAGCTCTTCTACTTATTTTATCCCAAGTTGTACTTGCAGTGTTCTTGTTTGGTAACACTGCCAAGAACGTATTTGAAGccatcatatttttatttgtgacACACCCATTTGATGTTGGTGATCGCTGCGTCATTGATGGAGTACAG ATGGTGGTCGAGGAGATGCACATTTTGACCACTACGTTTTTGAGATATGACAacgagaaaatattttatccaaaTTCAGTTCTAGCTACCAAACCCATCAGCAATTTTTATAGAAGCACAGTGGATATGAGGGATGCCGTGGAGTTCGCAATTGACGTTTTCACGCCAATCGAAAAGATTTCGTATCTAAAATCTAGCATAAAGAC CTACCTAGAGAGCAAGCCTCGGCATTGGAGTCCAACCCACAGTGTGGTAGTGAAGCATATTAAGGATGAGAAGATGATAATGGGTCTTTACATCACTCACATCATAATATTTGAGAATTACGAGGAGAAAATTAACAGGAGATCTGAATTAGTATTAGaactaaaaagaatatttgaaGAAGCTGCTATAAGAATTTATCATGTCCTCCCTCAAGAAGTTCAAGTCAGCTATGTGGTATCAGCAACTTCAACTGTTCCTCTACCTGAAAAGTGA